A single window of Sulfurihydrogenibium subterraneum DSM 15120 DNA harbors:
- the rfaE2 gene encoding D-glycero-beta-D-manno-heptose 1-phosphate adenylyltransferase, with translation MDYLKVIEELKKEGKKIVFTNGCFDIIHAGHVDYLEKAKSLGDFLIVGLNSDESVRRLKGKDRPVNPQDQRKKVLSALKPVDMVIIFDEDTPERLIKEIKPDVLVKGGDWKIENIVGADFVKSYGGQVLTIDFVYDTSTSKIISKIRSL, from the coding sequence ATGGATTATTTAAAAGTTATAGAGGAGTTAAAAAAAGAAGGTAAAAAGATTGTCTTTACAAATGGATGTTTTGATATAATTCATGCAGGGCACGTTGATTATCTTGAAAAAGCGAAGTCCCTTGGAGACTTTTTAATAGTAGGGTTAAACAGTGATGAGTCTGTAAGAAGGTTAAAAGGAAAAGACAGACCAGTAAATCCACAAGACCAGAGAAAAAAAGTTCTATCAGCTTTAAAACCTGTAGATATGGTTATAATCTTTGATGAAGACACTCCTGAAAGACTTATAAAAGAGATAAAACCTGACGTTCTTGTAAAAGGAGGAGACTGGAAAATAGAGAATATTGTTGGAGCTGATTTTGTAAAGTCCTATGGAGGACAGGTTTTAACCATTGATTTTGTTTACGATACTTCAACCTCAAAAATAATAAGTAAAATCAGGAGTTTGTAA
- a CDS encoding SIR2 family NAD-dependent protein deacylase, with amino-acid sequence MDKSVFSKAKEVIQEADSVLITAGAGMGVDSGLPDFRGKEGFWKAYPYAKKLGLNFQDLAHPRWFIENPRLAWAFYGHRLNLYRNTQPHEGFYILKKIVESKNNDYFIFTSNVDGQFQKAGFDEKKIVEIHGSIHYLQCTLPCNEDIWSADNVQVNVDMENFQALDPLLTCKYCGRIARPNILMFNDFSWIPIRTESQEFRFNLWLEKVIDLNKNLVIIEIGAGKAIPTVRLTSEKIAKITNGVLIRINPRDYDVPKNINAISIPAGALEGLKSIFSFL; translated from the coding sequence GTGGATAAAAGTGTATTTTCAAAGGCTAAAGAAGTAATACAAGAGGCGGATAGCGTTTTAATTACAGCAGGGGCAGGAATGGGGGTTGATTCTGGACTTCCTGATTTTAGAGGTAAAGAAGGCTTTTGGAAGGCATACCCCTACGCAAAAAAGTTAGGTTTAAACTTTCAAGATTTGGCACACCCAAGATGGTTTATAGAAAATCCAAGATTAGCTTGGGCTTTTTATGGACACAGATTAAATTTATACAGAAATACACAACCTCACGAAGGATTTTACATCTTAAAAAAGATTGTAGAAAGTAAAAATAACGATTACTTTATATTTACTTCAAACGTAGATGGACAGTTTCAAAAAGCTGGTTTTGATGAGAAGAAGATAGTTGAGATACACGGAAGTATTCATTACTTACAATGTACTCTACCTTGCAATGAAGATATATGGTCTGCTGACAACGTTCAAGTAAATGTAGATATGGAAAATTTTCAAGCTTTAGACCCACTTCTAACCTGTAAATACTGTGGCAGAATTGCAAGACCAAACATACTCATGTTTAACGACTTTAGCTGGATACCAATAAGAACAGAAAGTCAAGAATTTAGATTTAACCTCTGGCTTGAAAAAGTGATAGATTTAAATAAAAATCTTGTAATAATAGAAATAGGAGCTGGAAAAGCTATCCCAACAGTAAGACTTACAAGTGAGAAGATAGCAAAAATAACAAATGGAGTGCTTATAAGAATAAATCCTCGAGACTACGATGTACCTAAAAACATAAATGCAATTTCTATTCCTGCTGGGGCATTAGAGGGATTGAAGAGTATATTTTCTTTTTTATGA